Proteins from one Arthrobacter sp. Soc17.1.1.1 genomic window:
- a CDS encoding sugar phosphate isomerase/epimerase family protein, with translation MSEPTTTPATTPRPVTLFTGQWADLPFEDVARMAGDWGFDGLEIACWGDHLDPVRAAQDDDYVQDRLRILRENNLAVHAIAIHLTGQAVGDDPIDERHQDILTPEVWGDGDPEGVRRRAAEVVKDSARAAARLGASVVTGFTGSSIWKYVAMFPPASERMIDRGYEDFAARWNPIMDVFDAEGVRFALEVHPSEIAYDYWTAQRTLEIMGDRPGFGLNFDPSHFVWQDLDPVMFLQDFAPHIFHVHVKESVRQLNGRNGRLGSHLPWGDPRRGWDFVTAGHGDVPWKPIFRMLNSIGYQGPTSIEWEDAGMDRLVGAPEALALVRELATIAPSGASFDAAFSASAQNSQFTTTKEAP, from the coding sequence CACCGGGCAGTGGGCCGACCTGCCGTTCGAGGACGTGGCGAGGATGGCCGGCGACTGGGGCTTCGACGGCCTCGAGATCGCCTGCTGGGGAGACCACCTGGACCCGGTGCGGGCCGCGCAGGACGACGACTACGTCCAGGACCGGCTCCGGATCCTCAGGGAGAACAACCTCGCCGTCCACGCGATCGCCATCCACCTCACCGGGCAGGCCGTGGGCGACGACCCGATCGACGAGCGCCACCAGGACATCCTCACCCCCGAGGTCTGGGGGGACGGCGATCCGGAAGGGGTCCGCCGGCGGGCCGCCGAGGTCGTCAAGGACAGCGCCCGGGCAGCAGCCCGGCTCGGGGCGTCGGTGGTCACCGGATTCACCGGTTCGTCCATCTGGAAGTACGTCGCGATGTTCCCTCCCGCGTCCGAGCGGATGATCGATCGGGGCTACGAGGACTTCGCCGCCCGATGGAATCCCATCATGGACGTGTTCGACGCCGAGGGGGTCCGCTTCGCGCTCGAGGTGCATCCGTCCGAGATCGCCTACGACTACTGGACCGCGCAGCGCACGCTGGAGATCATGGGAGACCGGCCCGGGTTCGGGCTCAACTTCGACCCGTCGCACTTCGTCTGGCAGGACCTCGACCCCGTGATGTTCCTGCAGGACTTCGCGCCGCACATCTTCCACGTCCACGTGAAGGAATCCGTGCGGCAGCTGAACGGACGCAACGGACGCCTCGGCTCGCACCTGCCGTGGGGCGACCCGCGGCGGGGCTGGGACTTCGTCACCGCCGGGCACGGGGACGTGCCCTGGAAGCCCATCTTCCGCATGCTCAATTCGATCGGCTACCAGGGTCCCACCAGCATCGAATGGGAGGACGCCGGGATGGACCGCCTCGTCGGGGCGCCGGAGGCCCTGGCCCTCGTGCGGGAGCTGGCCACCATCGCCCCCTCCGGGGCTTCCTTCGACGCAGCCTTCTCCGCCAGCGCGCAGAACAGCCAATTCACGACCACGAAAGAGGCACCATGA
- a CDS encoding ThuA domain-containing protein, whose amino-acid sequence MTSKEALVVRGGWDGHQPVEATDRFIPFLRDNGFDVRIEESPKIYADADYMSTVSLILQCNTMNTIEKDEFAGLRTAVEAGTGLAGWHGGIADSYRNESDYLHLIGGQFACHPGKHPDERVGEQSDNYVPYRVTMLPAAADHPITRGIGDFDLVTEQYWVLADDYIDVLATTTQAVRDWDPWNRPVTSPAIWTRQWGEGRIFVATPGHRVEILDDPNVRTIIERGLLWASR is encoded by the coding sequence ATGACCAGTAAGGAAGCACTCGTCGTCCGCGGCGGCTGGGACGGTCATCAACCCGTCGAAGCGACGGACCGGTTCATCCCGTTCCTCAGGGACAACGGGTTCGACGTCCGGATCGAGGAGTCACCGAAGATCTACGCCGATGCCGACTACATGTCGACCGTCAGCCTGATCCTGCAGTGCAACACGATGAACACCATCGAGAAGGACGAGTTCGCCGGGCTCCGGACGGCCGTCGAGGCCGGGACCGGACTCGCGGGCTGGCACGGCGGGATCGCCGACTCGTACCGCAACGAATCCGACTACCTCCACCTGATCGGCGGGCAGTTCGCCTGCCATCCGGGCAAGCACCCGGACGAGAGGGTCGGCGAGCAGTCCGACAACTACGTGCCGTACCGGGTGACGATGCTCCCGGCCGCGGCGGATCATCCGATCACCCGCGGCATCGGGGACTTCGACCTCGTGACCGAGCAGTACTGGGTGCTCGCGGACGACTACATCGACGTGCTCGCGACGACGACGCAGGCCGTCCGCGACTGGGATCCCTGGAACCGCCCGGTGACGTCCCCCGCCATCTGGACCCGCCAGTGGGGCGAGGGCCGCATCTTCGTCGCCACCCCCGGGCACCGCGTCGAGATCCTCGACGACCCGAACGTCCGGACCATCATCGAGAGGGGTTTGCTGTGGGCGAGCCGTTGA